In a genomic window of Vigna angularis cultivar LongXiaoDou No.4 chromosome 6, ASM1680809v1, whole genome shotgun sequence:
- the LOC108345918 gene encoding peroxisome biogenesis protein 12 isoform X1: MLFQVGGQGSRPTFFEMAAAQQLPASLRAALTYSIGVLALRRPFLHKLLDFEDESFALLMLVLESHTLRTTDASFSESLYGLRRRPANITAKIDDTAAATAGGGSLRRRQKILSVVFLVVLPYMKSKLHSIYNREREARLQATLWGDENGGYDDARGDYSPVSMPTSDTGASVTMRITKRVQKIVGFCYPWLHASTEGLQFAYQMLYLLDATGYYSLALHALGIHVCRATGQEMMDMSSRISKMRNRERERLRGPEWLKTLQGALLSCTYTVLDYAQTGLIAAVFFFKMMEWWYQSAEERMSAPTVYPPPPPPPPPKVQKDGIPLPPDRTICPLCSQKRVNPSVVTVSGFAFCYACIFKYITQYKRCPITLMPATVDQIRRLFHDV, encoded by the exons ATGTTGTTCCAGGTGGGTGGGCAAGGCAGCCGCCCTACCTTCTTCGAGATGGCGGCGGCTCAGCAGCTTCCGGCGAGTCTCCGCGCCGCTCTCACTTACTCCATCGGCGTCTTGGCCTTACGCAGACCTTTCCTTCACAAGCTCCTGGACTTCGAAGACGAATCCTTCGCCTTACTCATGCTCGTACTCGAATCTCACACCTTACGAACCACAG ATGCTTCTTTTTCGGAATCTCTGTACGGTCTTCGAAGAAGACCGGCCAATATCACCGCCAAAATTGACGATACTGCTGCTGCCACCGCCGGTGGAGGCAGCTTGCGGAGACGCCAGAAAATTCTTTCAGTTGTTTTTTTG GTTGTGTTGCCGTATATGAAATCTAAGTTGCATTCAATCTACAACAGAGAGAGGGAAGCGAGGCTTCAGGCCACTCTATGGGGAGATGAAAATGGGGGATATGATGATGCCCGAGGAGATTATTCTCCGGTGTCAATGCCAACCTCTGACACCGGTGCCTCCGTTACAATGCGTATCACTAAGAGAGTTCAGAAAATTGTAGGGTTTTGCTACCCGTGGTTGCACGCTAGTACTGAGG GTTTGCAATTTGCTTACCAGATGTTGTACTTGTTGGATGCTACTGGATACTACTCGCTAGCACTGCACGCACTTGGGATTCATGTCTGTCGAGCTACTGGGCAAGAGATG ATGGATATGTCTTCTAGAATTTCAAAGATGCGTAACCGTGAACGTGAGAGACTTCGTGGCCCCGAATGGTTGAAg ACATTGCAAGGAGCATTGCTCAGCTGTACGTACACTGTTCTTGATTATGCACAAACCGGTTTGATTGCAGCAGTGTTTTTCTTTAAG ATGATGGAATGGTGGTACCAATCTGCTGAGGAGAGAATGTCAGCTCCAACAGTATATCCTCCTccccctcctcctcctccaccaaaG gTACAGAAAGATGGGATACCACTACCACCAGACAGGACAATTTGTCCCTTGTGCTCACAGAAGCGTGTAAATCCATCTGTAGTTACAGTTTCTGGGTTTGCCTTCTGCTATGCTTGCATATTTAAGTATATTACTCAG TATAAGCGCTGCCCAATTACTTTAATGCCTGCAACAGTTGACCAGATTAGGAGACTCTTTCATGATGTCTAG
- the LOC108345917 gene encoding uncharacterized protein LOC108345917: protein MRCFLPCFRTSKRRNQLRSKDATLTQTHVGEGAVEPLARQKTAVEELIDCIAESKIRNEEQSNNNSVETKEAPQIDEKRNDRERDDEISERLHQEESSESLFSLSVCSRKKVSDAETVEPEVNSPMQLCTREVPEAFGSSPNAPLQNISSVLSPVEEFTHENPSKEKDDKEGEKGKVTHPVLQYRYRDCPDDEYDDVNLDTSEFDSTLENDDPQSEKRKRGKEGAVVKRTWVQEESSESLFSLSADSRIRISSAEAENEVDSLVSANITQKEAQGRIPDVCSLLNPIERVVKAREVHPLKIDKENINLVVQDGNIPVSSEPALKLSNCKGRQFSDSKRREEIGVETSLSSWLVESESTPISINSNSCVGEHTPKGRRGSPWSHEDRPILGALTVEEIKMYSLSASSRRSRSRSPDDTPIIGTVGSYWTHTEQSMDLQFNKKGKDVTPKRSTTALQTRLEGAFDASVSMGSTA, encoded by the exons ATGAGGTGCTTTCTACCATGTTTTCGCACTTCTAAACGTCGTAACCAATTGCGTTCTAAGGATGCAACTCTCACACAA ACCCATGTGGGGGAAGGAGCTGTTGAACCTCTTGCACGGCAGAAGACTGCTGTTGAAGAACTCATTGATTGCATAGCAGAATCAAA AATAAGAAATGAAGAGCAATCAAATAATAACAGTGTTGAAACCAAGGAAGCACCTCAGATAGATGAGAAAAGGAATGACCGTGAAAGAGATGATGAGATCAGTGAAAGATTGCATCAGGAAGAGTCTTCGGAGTCACTGTTCTCTCTGTCTGTTTGTTCAAGAAAAAAAGTTTCAGATGCCGAAACAGTCGAGCCTGAAGTTAATAGTCCGATGCAATTATGCACAAGAGAGGTACCTGAAGCATTTGGGTCATCCCCAAATGCGCCACTTCAAAATATTTCGTCCGTTCTGAGTCCAGTTGAAGAATTTACCCATGAAAATCCATCCAAGGAGAAGGACGATAAGGAAGGAGAAAAAGGGAAAGTGACTCACCCTGTTCTACAGTATAGGTATAGAGATTGCCCAGATGACGAATACGACGACGTTAATTTAGATACAAGTGAATTTGATTCTACGCTAGAAAATGACGATCCTCAGAgtgagaagagaaaaaggggGAAAGAAGGCGCTGTTGTTAAACGAACATGGGTTCAAGAAGAGTCTTCGGAATCTCTGTTTTCTCTGTCTGCTGATTCTAGAATACGAATTTCATCAGCAGAAGCAGAGAATGAAGTGGACAGTCTAGTGTCAGCGAACATCACACAAAAAGAAGCACAAGGGAGGATTCCAGATGTTTGCTCATTGCTGAATCCAATCGAGAGGGTAGTGAAAGCAAGAGAGGTGCATCCACTGAAGATcgataaagaaaacataaactTGGTAGTGCAAGATGGTAACATACCCGTTAGTTCAGAGCCTGCTTTGAAGCTGTCAAACTGCAAGGGTAGGCAATTCAGTGACAGCAAAAGAAGGGAAGAAATTGGGGTAGAGACCAGCCTCTCTAGCTGGTTGGTTGAATCGGAAAGCACGCCTATTTCCATTAATAGTAACAGTTGTGTGGGAGAACATACACCAAAAGGAAGAAGAGGTTCACCGTGGAGTCACGAGGATAGGCCAATTTTGGGAGCCTTAACAGTTGAAGAGATCAAGATGTATTCTTTATCTGCATCTTCAAGAAGGTCTAGAAGCCGGAGTCCCGACGACACACCCATCATAGGTACTGTTGGAAGCTACTGGACTCACACAGAACAGAGCATGGATTTGCAGTTCAACAAAAAAGGAAAG GATGTAACACCAAAGAGGAGTACAACGGCATTACAAACAAGACTAGAAGGTGCATTTGATGCTAGTGTATCAATGGGTTCAACGGCGTGA
- the LOC108345992 gene encoding protein PHR1-LIKE 1-like, which produces MSSSSRVLPTPLENKYMKPPDSCHLSPASDLAANSVSSNLITSAGKIISSPSEYPDGTPFPYASQHDRQNEDLPFVSQTLGDNVSSEIHSTTFISHPHESTDITWGPDPFQDILGFPENISAQHDQVVDNACYINDENVKRTDFGEWVDQLMSIDDSLHPNWSQLLGDDNAAEPKPKVPQLLDIPSGEVNGNSAATTPQTKTRMRWTPELHEAFVEAVNQLGGSEKATPKGVLNLMKVDGLTIYHVKSHLQKYRTARYKPEPSEGTSEKKTTPIEEMNSLDLKTSKGITEALRLQMDLQKRLHEQLEIQRKLQIQIEDQGKRLQMMFEKQREMGGKKVNGSSGEAAAATATTATTATPSDNVHPSSPPVETSNEGHEKMMHEEKNGSTKQKTSEGEEVMNEDEDEIAPATKRVKSS; this is translated from the exons ATGTCTTCATCTTCTCGTGTTCTTCCCACTCCCCTAGAAAACAAGTATATGAAACCCCCAGATTCTTGTCATCTTTCACCTGCCAGTGATCTGGCTGCAAATTCTGTCTCATCAAATTTAATCACAAGTGCTGGGAAGATCATCTCATCACCCTCTGAATATCCTGATGGCACCCCTTTTCCCTATGCTTCACAGCATGATAGGCAAAATGAAGATCTCCCCTTTGTTTCTCAGACATTGGGTGACAATGTGTCTTCCGAAATACACTCAACAACATTCATTTCTCACCCTCATGAAAGCACAGATATTACCTGGGGACCAGATCCCTTTCAGGATATTCTTGGCTTTCCCGAAAATATTTCTGCCCAGCATGATCAGGTGGTAGACAATGCCTGTTACATAAACGATGAGAATGTCAAAAGAACCGATTTTGGGGAGTGGGTTGATCAGTTAATGTCAATTGATGATTCTCTTCACCCAAACTGGAGTCAGCTTCTTGGTGATGACAATGCAGCAGAACCAAAACCAAAG GTTCCTCAGTTGCTGGATATACCATCTGGAGAAGTTAATGGCAATTCAGCAGCAACCACACCACAGACTAAGACTAGAATGCGTTGGACTCCAGAACTTCACGAGGCCTTTGTGGAAGCAGTCAATCAGCTTGGTGGTAGTGAGA AGGCTACTCCAAAGGGTGTGTTGAATCTGATGAAAGTTGATGGCCTTACCATCTATCATGTAAAAAGCCACTTGCAG AAATATAGAACTGCCAGATACAAACCAGAGCCATCAGAAG GAACATCAGAGAAAAAGACGACACCAATAGAAGAAATGAATTCTCTAGACTTAAAAAC GAGTAAAGGGATCACTGAAGCATTACGATTGCAGATGGATCTCCAGAAGCGACTTCACGAGCAACTTGAG ATACAAAGAAAGTTGCAAATTCAAATCGAAGACCAAGGGAAACGTCTTCAGATGATGTTTGAGAAACAAAGAGAGATGGGTGGCAAGAAGGTTAATGGCTCCTCCGGAGAGGCAGCTGCTGCCACCGCCACCACCGCCACCACCGCCACCCCATCAGACAATGTGCATCCTTCTTCTCCTCCAGTAGAAACCTCAAATGAAGGACATGAGAAAATGATGCATGAAGAGAAGAATGGAAGCACAAAGCAAAAAACAAGTGAAGGTGAAGAAGTGAtgaatgaagatgaagatgaaattgCACCAGCTACAAAACGGGTGAAAAGTTCATAA
- the LOC108345918 gene encoding peroxisome biogenesis protein 12 isoform X2, with the protein MLFQVGGQGSRPTFFEMAAAQQLPASLRAALTYSIGVLALRRPFLHKLLDFEDESFALLMLVLESHTLRTTDASFSESLYGLRRRPANITAKIDDTAAATAGGGSLRRRQKILSVVFLVVLPYMKSKLHSIYNREREARLQATLWGDENGGYDDARGDYSPVSMPTSDTGASVTMRITKRVQKIVGFCYPWLHASTEGLQFAYQMLYLLDATGYYSLALHALGIHVCRATGQEMMDMSSRISKMRNRERERLRGPEWLKTLQGALLSCTYTVLDYAQTGLIAAVFFFKMMEWWYQSAEERMSAPTVYPPPPPPPPPKVQKDGIPLPPDRTICPLCSQKRVNPSVVTVSGFAFCYACIFKYITQILVFHITV; encoded by the exons ATGTTGTTCCAGGTGGGTGGGCAAGGCAGCCGCCCTACCTTCTTCGAGATGGCGGCGGCTCAGCAGCTTCCGGCGAGTCTCCGCGCCGCTCTCACTTACTCCATCGGCGTCTTGGCCTTACGCAGACCTTTCCTTCACAAGCTCCTGGACTTCGAAGACGAATCCTTCGCCTTACTCATGCTCGTACTCGAATCTCACACCTTACGAACCACAG ATGCTTCTTTTTCGGAATCTCTGTACGGTCTTCGAAGAAGACCGGCCAATATCACCGCCAAAATTGACGATACTGCTGCTGCCACCGCCGGTGGAGGCAGCTTGCGGAGACGCCAGAAAATTCTTTCAGTTGTTTTTTTG GTTGTGTTGCCGTATATGAAATCTAAGTTGCATTCAATCTACAACAGAGAGAGGGAAGCGAGGCTTCAGGCCACTCTATGGGGAGATGAAAATGGGGGATATGATGATGCCCGAGGAGATTATTCTCCGGTGTCAATGCCAACCTCTGACACCGGTGCCTCCGTTACAATGCGTATCACTAAGAGAGTTCAGAAAATTGTAGGGTTTTGCTACCCGTGGTTGCACGCTAGTACTGAGG GTTTGCAATTTGCTTACCAGATGTTGTACTTGTTGGATGCTACTGGATACTACTCGCTAGCACTGCACGCACTTGGGATTCATGTCTGTCGAGCTACTGGGCAAGAGATG ATGGATATGTCTTCTAGAATTTCAAAGATGCGTAACCGTGAACGTGAGAGACTTCGTGGCCCCGAATGGTTGAAg ACATTGCAAGGAGCATTGCTCAGCTGTACGTACACTGTTCTTGATTATGCACAAACCGGTTTGATTGCAGCAGTGTTTTTCTTTAAG ATGATGGAATGGTGGTACCAATCTGCTGAGGAGAGAATGTCAGCTCCAACAGTATATCCTCCTccccctcctcctcctccaccaaaG gTACAGAAAGATGGGATACCACTACCACCAGACAGGACAATTTGTCCCTTGTGCTCACAGAAGCGTGTAAATCCATCTGTAGTTACAGTTTCTGGGTTTGCCTTCTGCTATGCTTGCATATTTAAGTATATTACTCAG ATTTTGGTTTTCCACATTACAGTATAA
- the LOC108345700 gene encoding uncharacterized protein LOC108345700, producing MEGNGIIHDSNLGAGRRDKREVGEKSMEDLSRYAHSPAHLAVARRDHAALRRIVSSLPRLAKAGEVNTEAESLAAELHSDEVSSIIDRRDVPGRETPLHLAVRLRDPVSAEILMAAGADWSLQNEHGWSALQEAVCTREEAIAMIIARHYQPLAWAKWCRRLPRIVASASRIRDFYMEISFHFESSVIPFIGRIAPSDTYRIWKRGSNLRADMTLAGFDGLRIQRSDQTFLFLGEGYVAEEGNLTLPPGSLIALSHKEKEITNALEGAGTQPTESEVAHEVSLMSQTNMYRPGIDVTQAELVPHLNWRRQEKTEMVGSWKAKVYDMLHVMVSVKSRRVPGAMTDEELFAVEDGESMINGENNDEYDDVLTAEERMQLDSALHMGNSDGTYEDEENGAFDGQENGSAASFENSEANGTVKEKKSWFGWNKKSLKNSTDDPEDSKSVKKNSKFGSEGSNQRSVDQQKLASDSLKEDSGDLKKGKDKINKKKKKKGTNTESKNESEYKKGLRPVLWLTPDFPLKTDELLPLLDILANKVKAIRRLRELLTTKLPQGTFPVKVAIPIVPTIRVLVTFTKFEELQPVEEFSTPLSSPAHFHDAKSKESEGSSSWISWMKGSRGGQSSDSDSHRYKDEVDPFNIPADYKWVDANEKKRRMKAKKAKSKKHKKLQTAGKGGDGVHQRTEDVEEE from the exons ATGGAAGGCAATGGAATCATTCATGATAGTAACCTAGGAGCGGGGAGAAGGGACAAGAGAGAGGTGGGAGAGAAATCGATGGAAGATTTAAGTAGATATGCACATAGTCCTGCTCACTTGGCTGTTGCCAGGCGCGACCATGCTGCCCTGAGGCGCATTGTTTCCTCCCTTCCCAGGCTGGCTAAGGCTGGAGAGGTCAACACAGAAGCTGAATCTCTTGCAGCTGAACTTCATTCGGATGAGGTTTCTTCTATTATTGATCGCCGTGATGTTCCTGGTAGGGAGACCCCTCTTCACCTTGCAGTGCGACTTCGGGATCCAGTGTCTGCTGAGATTCTGATGGCTGCTGGTGCGGATTGGAGTCTACAGAATGAGCATGGTTGGAGTGCTCTGCAAGAAGCAGTGTGCACTAGAGAGGAAGCTATTGCCATGATTATTGCACGGCATTATCAACCTTTGGCGTGGGCTAAATGGTGTCGTAGGCTTCCCCGCATTGTTGCTTCAGCATCCCGAATTCGTGATTTTTATATGGAGATAAGTTTTCATTTTGAGAGCTCTGTCATTCCTTTTATTGGGCGAATAGCTCCTTCTGACACTTATCGGATTTGGAAGCGTGGGTCTAATCTCCGTGCTGATATGACCCTTGCTGGTTTTGATGGCTTGCGAATCCAACGATCGGACCAGACATTTTTGTTCCTTGGAGAGGGCTATGTTGCAGAGGAGGGCAACTTAACTCTGCCACCTGGTTCTTTGATTGCTCTTTCTCATAAGGAGAAGGAAATCACAAATGCTTTGGAAGGGGCCGGTACGCAGCCAACAGAGTCTGAAGTTGCTCACGAAGTTTCCTTGATGTCTCAGACAAATATGTATAGACCAGGTATTGACGTTACTCAGGCTGAGCTTGTTCCCCATTTAAATTGGAGGCGGCAGGAGAAGACTGAGATGGTTGGGAGTTGGAAGGCAAAAGTTTATGACATGCTTCATGTGATGGTTAGTGTGAAGTCAAGGAGGGTTCCTGGTGCTATGACCGATGAAGAGCTTTTTGCTGTGGAGGATGGAGAAAGCATGATAAATGGGGAAAACAATGACGAATATGATGATGTACTGACTGCTGAGGAAAGAATGCAATTAGATTCTGCACTACATATGGGAAACTCTGATGGTACATACGAGGATGAGGAAAATGGAGCCTTTGATGGTCAAGAAAATGGTTCTGCAGCTTCCTTTGAGAATTCTGAAGCCAATGGCAcagttaaagaaaagaagagctGGTTTGGTTGGAACAAGAAAAGTTTGAAGAACAGCACTGATGACCCTGAGGATTCCAAAAGTGTGAAGAAAAACTCCAAGTTTGGCTCAGAAGGGAGCAATCAAAGATCTGTTGATCAGCAAAAGTTAGCATCTGACTCTCTGAAGGAGGATAGTGGAGACCTTAAGAAGGGaaaagataaaatcaataaaaagaagaagaagaaaggaacaAACACTGAGTCAAAGAATGAGAGTGAGTATAAAAAGGGTTTAAGGCCTGTGTTGTGGTTGACGCCAGATTTTCCTCTGAAAACTGATGAGCTTCTGCCTCTACTTGACATCTTAGCAAATAAGGTTAAGGCTATCAGAAGACTCAGAGAACTTTTGACAACTAAGCTTCCTCAGGGAACTTTTCCTGTCAAG GTTGCTATTCCGATAGTTCCTACCATCCGGGTCCTTGTCACTTTTACGAAATTTGAGGAGCTTCAGCCTGTGGAGGAGTTTTCAACGCCACTATCAAGCCCAGCACATTTTCATGATGCCAAATCCAAGGAATCAGAGGGCTCTAGTTCGTGGATTTCATGGATGAAAGGAAGTCGTGGGGGGCAGTCGAGTGACTCTGATAGTCACAGATATAAAGATGAAGTTGATCCTTTCAACATACCAGCGGACTACAAATGGGTAGATGCGAATGAGAAGAAACGCAGAATGAAGGCAAAGAAAGCgaaaagtaagaaacataaGAAGTTGCAGACAGCGGGAAAAGGTGGAGATGGAGTGCATCAGAGGACGGAGGACGTAGAAGAAGAGTAG